The Zonotrichia albicollis isolate bZonAlb1 chromosome 9, bZonAlb1.hap1, whole genome shotgun sequence genome has a window encoding:
- the NCBP2 gene encoding nuclear cap-binding protein subunit 2: MSSGGTLSILRSDSYAELSQYRDQHFRGTRYDQERLLRKSCTLYVGNLSFYTTEEQIHELFGKSGDIKKVIMGLDKVKKTACGFCFVEYYARGDAENAMRYINGTRLDDRIIRTDWDAGFKEGRQYGRGRSGGQVRDEYRQDYDAGRGGYGKTVQCQ; encoded by the exons ATGAGCTCCGGCGGCACCCTGAGCATCCTGCGCAGCGACTCCTACGCCGAACTCAGCCAGTACCGGGACCAGCATTTCCGG GGGACGCGGTACGACCAGGAGCGGCTGCTGAGGAAGAGCTGCACACTGTACGTGGGGAACCTCTCCTTCTACACCACGGAGGAGCAGATCCACGAGCTCTTCGGCAAAAGCGGCGACATTAAGAAGGTCATCATGGGGCTGGACAAAGTGAAGAAAACCGCCTGCGGCTTCTGCTTCGTGGA ATATTATGCCAGAGGAGACGCTGAAAACGCGATGCGCTACATCAACGGGACCAGGCTGGATGACAGGATCATCAGGACAGACTGGGATGCAGGGTTTAAGGAGGGCAGGCAGTATGGCCGTGGACGATCAGGGGGGCAG GTCCGAGATGAGTATCGGCAAGACTATGATGCTGGAAGAGGTGGCTATGGCAAAACTGTTCAGTGCCAGTGA
- the NCBP2AS2 gene encoding protein NCBP2AS2, with translation MALLRALLLLLSSPRFVERLSESRPIRAAARVTASALTRGQRDLAPRLLRLRDAFLAELKDGARARGWPWPRGPGRGGRPGSAP, from the coding sequence ATGGCGCtgctgcgggcgctgctgctgctgctctccagcccgcGGTTCGTGGAGCGGCTCTCGGAGTCGCGGCCCAtccgcgccgccgcccgggtCACCGCCAGCGCCCTCACCCGCGGCCAGCGCGACCTGGCCCCGCGCCTGCTTCGCCTGCGCGACGCCTTCCTCGCCGAGCTCAAGGACGGCGCCCGCGCGCGAGGGTGGCCGTGGCCgcgcgggccgggccgcggcggCCGCCCCGGATCAGCGCCGTGA
- the PIGZ gene encoding GPI mannosyltransferase 4 — MVARALWALLAALRAGWCLLPQSGYLHPDEFFQAPEVMAGDILNLQVYYPWEFLSNSPCRTVVFPLMTSGVTYWVIKSLQQLDICSSCINSYTLLVSPRLLFTIFSFILDYSVYHLAPLWGADPWKALVLLAGSYVTLVFYTRTFTNTLEGLLFALLMVLVSSRKSSGRSAEPTSSSLIGVITTAGFFNRPTFLAFALMPLLYWASLIVDSQKNIKTLINDFLKFILCACFTAFVFITADTFYFTSVSLDNLYSTNKSSLIDLIVQLHDKMVVTPVNFLSYNLNPHNLALHGSHPRVTHFTVNGVMLFGILHILAIGAGFKMLKKYVHQLMLVRWCCRGLPGLLVHSEGSPILLLFYFVPLAFLSLFSHQEPRFLIPLILPLVLFSASPSRAVRWKLLIVLFNLLGALLFGCLHQGGLIPCLFHLEQLIHSPASSSHPQHYTLLFAHTYMPPRSLLNIKKTDVHVEVIDMAGAGQETLCQTVEQRASNFTCSNCHIFIIIPGTVRATITKCGVSFKNETLIFPHLSMEDPPQIPVLSSGNWRSQLGLYILELNRVHQSL, encoded by the exons aTGGTGGCGCGGGCGCTGTGGGCGCTGCTGGCGGCGCTGCGGGCGGGCTGGTGCCTCCTGCCGCAGAGCGGGTACCTGCACCCAGATGAGTTCTTCCAGGCGCCCGAGGTCATGGCAG GAGATATTTTAAATCTACAGGTCTATTATCCATGGGAGTTCCTTTCCAACTCTCCTTGCAGAACAGTTGTTTTCCCATTAATGACATCAGGAGTTACTTACTGGGTGATCAAGTCTTTGCAGCAGTTGGATATATGTTCAAGTTGCATCAACAGCTACACTCTCCTTGTATCTCCTCGCCTGCTCTTTACaatcttttctttcattctcGACTATAGCGTTTATCACTTGGCCCCTCTCTGGGGAGCAGATCCGTGGAAAGCGCTGGTGCTTCTTGCTGGATCCTATGTCACGCTGGTGTTTTATACAAGGACGTTTACCAACACACTCGAAGGACTTCTCTTTGCTCTTCTCATGGTACTGGTTTCTTCAAGGAAGTCCAGTGGCCGCTCAGCAGAGCCTACAAGCAGCTCTCTCATAGGTGTCATAACAACTGCTGGGTTTTTCAACAGGCCAACCTTTCTGGCATTTGCTCTAATGCCTCTGCTATACTGGGCCAGTTTAATTGTTGACTCTCAAAAGAACATTAAAACTCTTATAAATGACTTTTTGAAGTTTATCCTATGTGCGTGTTTTACCGCTTTTGTTTTCATAACTGCTGACACCTTCTATTTTACCTCCGTGAGCTTAGACAACCTCTACAGCACTAACAAGAGCAGCCTAATTGATCTAATTGTTCAATTACATGACAAAATGGTAGTAACCCCCGTCAATTTTCTCAGCTATAATCTTAATCCTCATAATCTTGCACTGCATGGAAGTCACCCACGAGTTACACATTTTACAGTCAATGGAGTGATGCTGTTTGGTATCTTACACATTCTGGCAATCGGCGCAGGCTttaaaatgctaaagaaatatGTCCATCAGTTAATGCTGGTCAGATGGTGTTGCCGTGGGCTGCCTGGGCTCTTGGTGCATTCTGAGGGCAGTCcaattttgctgctgttttattttgttcctttggcatTTCTCTCCCTGTTCAGTCACCAGGAGCCCCGGTTTCTCATCCCTCTCATCCTGCCGTTGGTCCTGTTCAGCGCGtcacccagcagagctgtgagatGGAAGCTCCTCATTGTTCTGTTCAACCTTCTGGGGGCACTTCTGTTTGGCTGCTTACACCAGGGAGGGCTCATTCCCTGTTTGTTTCACTTGGAGCAGCTCATCCATTCTCCAGCATCCTCAAGCCACCCGCAGCACTACACtctgctctttgcacacacctACATGCCTCCAAGGTCTCTGCTCAATATCAAGAAGACAGATGTGCACGTGGAAGTCATTGACATGGCTGGGGCTGGACAAGAAACCCTCTGCCAGACAGTAGAGCAGCGAGCAAGCAATTTTACCTGCAGCAACTGTCACATCTTTATTATAATCCCTGGGACTGTCAGAGCCACAATTACAAAATGTGGTGTCTCATTCAAGAATGAGACTTTGATATTTCCTCACTTATCAATGGAAGACCCACCACAAATACCTGTCCTATCCAGTGGAAATTGGAGGAGTCAGTTAGGACTTTACATCCTTGAGCTAAACAGAGTTCATCAGAGCCTTTAG